One genomic segment of Pedobacter endophyticus includes these proteins:
- a CDS encoding aldo/keto reductase, with amino-acid sequence MEKRTLGKTDLSIAPIVFGGNVFGWTIDERKSFEILNRFVESGFNFIDTADVYSRWAPGNNGGESETIIGNWLKEHNKRHDVIIATKVGSDMGQGKSLKKDYIINEVEHSLSRLQTDYIDLYFSHFDDETTPVEETLGAYETLIKEGKVRWIGASNFSADRLKESLHYSANHNLPRYEVYQPGYNLYDRQEFEQEHEKICLDHGLGVITYYSLASGFLTGKYRNEDDLNKSQRGGGVKKFLNERGYRILEALDQVSAAHSVEPASVALAWLIYRPSVTAPIASVTDLDQLKSFENAASLKLTAEDISILDKASSY; translated from the coding sequence ATGGAAAAAAGGACTTTAGGAAAAACAGATTTAAGTATTGCACCGATCGTATTTGGAGGAAACGTTTTTGGCTGGACTATCGACGAACGAAAATCGTTTGAAATATTAAACCGTTTTGTAGAAAGCGGCTTCAATTTTATCGACACAGCGGATGTGTATTCGCGGTGGGCGCCCGGAAACAATGGCGGCGAATCGGAAACCATTATCGGTAACTGGTTAAAGGAGCACAACAAGCGCCACGACGTAATTATTGCAACAAAGGTTGGTTCTGACATGGGTCAGGGCAAATCGCTTAAAAAAGATTACATCATTAACGAAGTTGAACACTCGCTTAGCCGTTTGCAAACCGATTATATCGATTTATATTTTTCGCATTTCGATGATGAAACTACCCCTGTCGAAGAAACCCTTGGCGCCTACGAAACGCTGATTAAGGAAGGTAAGGTACGGTGGATAGGTGCATCTAATTTCTCTGCCGATAGATTGAAAGAATCGCTGCATTATTCGGCAAACCATAACCTACCCCGGTACGAGGTTTACCAACCGGGTTATAATTTATACGACAGGCAGGAATTTGAACAAGAGCATGAAAAAATTTGTTTAGACCACGGTTTAGGCGTAATAACTTATTATTCGCTGGCAAGCGGCTTCTTAACCGGAAAATACCGCAATGAAGATGATTTAAATAAAAGTCAACGCGGTGGCGGTGTTAAAAAATTCCTTAACGAAAGAGGCTACAGAATTTTGGAAGCGCTCGATCAGGTTTCCGCTGCGCACAGTGTCGAGCCTGCATCCGTTGCCCTGGCCTGGCTAATTTACCGCCCGTCGGTAACGGCGCCAATTGCAAGTGTAACTGATCTCGATCAGCTGAAATCGTTCGAAAATGCGGCCAGCTTAAAACTCACTGCCGAAGATATCTCCATTTTGGATAAGGCAAGCAGTTACTAA
- the mnmD gene encoding tRNA (5-methylaminomethyl-2-thiouridine)(34)-methyltransferase MnmD: MNIITATADGSNTLYNETIGEHYHSKHGALQESKHVFIEAGLKFATQHKNEVSILEVGFGTGLNFVLSLDYCTNRQIKLDYTSIEAFPLTTDVINQTGYAEYVSPETWTSFITNYESSLRSAQALTSLCHLEIAAKPLAEFATDKKFDLIYYDAFSVQHQPEMWSDEIIAHVCSFLNPGGIFVTYAITGKLKRAVKACGFTIEKLPGAPGKREMLRAGRSCAKDIPLGKA, translated from the coding sequence ATGAACATTATTACGGCCACCGCGGATGGATCGAATACGCTCTACAACGAAACCATTGGCGAACATTACCACAGCAAACACGGTGCTTTACAAGAGAGCAAACACGTTTTTATTGAGGCGGGCCTAAAATTTGCCACGCAGCACAAAAATGAAGTTTCGATTTTAGAAGTGGGATTTGGAACGGGCCTGAACTTTGTTTTAAGCCTTGATTATTGCACCAATCGCCAAATTAAACTCGATTACACCAGCATCGAAGCTTTCCCGCTAACAACGGATGTAATTAACCAAACAGGTTACGCCGAATACGTTTCACCTGAAACATGGACCAGTTTTATAACAAATTATGAATCGAGTTTACGCTCGGCGCAAGCGCTTACATCGCTTTGCCACCTTGAAATCGCGGCCAAACCGCTGGCTGAGTTTGCCACCGATAAAAAGTTCGATTTGATTTATTACGACGCCTTCTCGGTTCAGCACCAGCCCGAAATGTGGAGTGATGAAATTATTGCCCATGTTTGTAGCTTCTTAAATCCCGGAGGAATTTTTGTAACCTATGCCATTACCGGAAAACTGAAACGAGCGGTAAAGGCTTGTGGGTTTACCATCGAAAAGCTTCCCGGAGCGCCCGGAAAAAGAGAAATGTTGAGGGCTGGAAGAAGCTGTGCCAAGGACATCCCTTTGGGAAAAGCTTAA